One window of Hypanus sabinus isolate sHypSab1 chromosome 18, sHypSab1.hap1, whole genome shotgun sequence genomic DNA carries:
- the LOC132407315 gene encoding NACHT, LRR and PYD domains-containing protein 3-like isoform X2 — MATGGKWFWRAVKRSFPGDASMEDDQATGRKVPKHRQIESDVPGECSQAVENEEQCQARDSGVRDTDRYAGTGTSEATACQLGSLLNMELSNPQQGADPESTISVLLAEGAEYQLYQLTKFYSDRLTQAIEESVETLSWMLRQDGHLTAQEHGVTELTEKGKRPESSSCFLSLVMGKGSRARREMWKSFVKMRIMLPKLDRILKEIEELGPDPEEYMDIAQGLYELPTQLIDVQQKHKETLRSQTETLRVNTILMREKVKIFQLVDRYTELTVISNVRYQRLVETELMARGRGHQVWREKQLCRELEKIRTDQLFQSSFSRSKSKSGSSAAVAGVIGIGKSTMVQKIVYDWATGKIYQRFQFVFSFKFQDLNSINCRTNLRELILVQYPYFGNFLREVWKNPEGLLFIFDGLDEFNQRIDFSDNWRDTEPKHQCPDPEWWCEVSDIVYSLIQGNLLPGCSVLVTTRPTSLHLLEKANISVWAEILGFVGEERKEYFFRHFEDQMMAAAVFKHVRDNEILYTMSYNPSYCWILALTLGPFFTQRVRDPQLVPKTITQLYSCYIYNILKNHGCETENPRDVLLRVGQMAFTGVSQKKFVFTDGDLINHNLQPSHFLTELLKMEDSPRCMVYTFPHLTIQEFVAAVAQFLNPRPGDILKFLSEVNNTTDGRFEVFLHFVAGLCSPVTARVLEEILGPFPHETTLRVIDWLKENFTHQIGSISSETGKRCLLQILHCLFESQNHWLAQATVGSVEKISFSGFQLTPIDCAVVTHVIGLCDTIKHLDLWNCGIQYEGFHHLKPELHKCRVLGLGHNELGDSGVKLVSAALKNPACKMQKLWLERVGLTDSGAEDLGSALSTNQTLTELDLSGNKLGDSGVKLVSAALRNPECKIQKLVLIDVGLTDSGSKDLASTLSANRWLMGLDLNKNKLRDSGVKLLSAALRNLERKMQKLGLNCVGLTDSGADDLFSALSTNQSLMGLDLGLNSLTDQSIPALRRLVLTLPSLDWIWLVRNQFSETGRKKLISLQESRPGLRMIL; from the exons ATGGCTACAG GTGGGAAATGGTTCTGGAGAGCAGTGAAGAGATCCTTCCCAGGCGATGCATCGATGGAAGATGATCAGGCCACGGGACGCAAGGTACCAAAGCACCGTCAGATTGAGAGCGATGTCCCAGGTGAATGCAGTCAGGCCGTAGAGAATGAGGAGCAATGTCAGGCCAGAGACAGTGGCGTCAGGGACACTGATCGGTACGctggaaccggcacaagtgaggcgactgccTGTCAGCTCGGAAGCTTATTAAACATGGAATTGTCAAATCCCCAACAAGGAGCGG ACCCAGAGTCTACAATCTCTGTCCTCCTGGCAGAGGGGGCTGAATATCAACTATACCAACTGACaaaattctacagtgacagactgACACAAGCAATAGAAGAAAGTGTTGAAACACTCAGTTGGATGCTGAGACAGGACGGGCATCTCACTGCACAAGAACATGGG gtcactgaactgacagagaaggGAAAACGGCCAGAGAGTTCCAGTTGCTTCCTCAGTTTGGTGATGGGCAAAGGCTCCCGGGCCCGGAGGGAAATGTGGAAATCCTTTGTGAAAATGAGGATAATGTTACCGAAGCTGGACAGAATACTGAAGGAAATAGAGGAGCTTG gccCGGATCCAGAAGAATACATGGACATCGCCCAAGGGTTATATGAGTTACCCACTCAGCTGATAG atgttcaacagaaacacaaggagactctgcggtcacaaactgaaacactgagagtaaacacgatcctgatgagggagaaagtgaagattttccagctggttgatcgatacactgagctcacggtcatttctaatGTTCGGTATCAGAGATTGGTGGAAACTGAACTGATGGCAAGAGGCAGAGGCCACcaggtgtggagagagaaacaactctgcagagagctggaaaaaatccggactgatcagttgttccagagcagcttttcccggagtaaatccaaatctgggagttcaGCTGCAGTGGCCGGAGTCATAGGGATTGGGAAgtcaacaatggtacaaaagattgtttatgactgggcaacggggaaaatataccaacggttccagtttgtcttcagtttcaaattccaggaTTTAAACTCAATTAACTGCAGAACAAACCTGAGAGAACTGATTCTGgttcagtatccttactttgggaatttcctgagagaggtctggaagaacccagagggattgctgtttatatttgatggTCTGGATGAATTCAATCAAAGAATCGATTTTTCTGACAATTGGAGAGACACAGAACccaagcaccagtgcccagatcccgagtggtggtgtgaagtgtctgacatagtgtacagtttaatccagggcaatctgctcccagggtgttcagtgctggtgaccacccgccccacctcgttacatttattggaaaaggcaaatatcagtgtctgggctgaaatcctgggatttgttggtgaggaaaggaaggaatatttcttcaggcattttgaagatcagatgaTGGCAGCAGCTGTTTTTAAACACGTGAGAGataacgagatcctgtacaccatgagctacaacccctcctactgctggatcctcgctctgacactgggccccttcttcacacaaagagtcagggacccacagctagttcccaagaccatcacccaactatACTCCtgctatatttacaacatcctgaaaaaccacggctgTGAGACTGAGAACCCCCGTGACGTGTTACTCagagttggtcagatggccttcacaGGAGTGTCCCAGAAGAAgtttgtgtttacagatggagatttgatcaaccataatctgcagccttcccattTCTTGACAGAGCTCTTGAAAATGGAGGATTCTCCCCGCTGTATGGTGTACACATttccacacctcaccatccaagagtttgtagctgcggTTGCACAATTTCTGAATCCACGTCCTGGGGATATTCTGAAATTCCTCTCTGAAGTCAAcaacacgacagatgggcgatttgaagTATTTCTCCATTTTGTGGCTGGTCTCTGCTCCCCAGTGACAGCTCGGGTCCTGGAGGAgattctgggtccatttcctcacgAGACAACATTACGGGTGATTGACTGGTTGAAGGAGAATTTCACCCACCAGATTGGAAGCATATCTAGTGAAACTGGTAAACGGTGCCTTCTGCAAATTTTGCACTGCCTGTTTGAATCTCAGAATCATTGGCTGGCTCAGGCCACAGTGGGATCTGTGGAAAAAATTTCATTCAGTGGATTTCAGCTGACCCCAATTGACTGTGCAGTTGTGACTCATGTCAttggactctgtgatacaataaaacacctcgacctgtGGAACTGCGGCATTCAGTATGAAGGATTCCACCACCTGAAACCTGAACTGCACAAGTGCCGGGTGTTGGG aCTTGGGCACAATGAACTGGGAGactcaggagtgaaactggtgtctgcggctctaaAGAACCCAGCGTGCAAAATGCAGAAATTGTG gctggagaGAGTCGGTCTCacggattctggtgccgaggatctcggctccgctctcagtacaaaccaaaCACTGACGGAGCTGGATTTGAGTggaaataaactgggagattcaggagtgaaactggtgtctgcagctctgaggaacccagagtgtaaaatacagaaactggt GCTGATTGACgttggtctcacagattctggttcCAAGGATCTCGCCTCCACACTCAGTGCAAACCGATGGCTGATGGGGTTGGACTTGAATAAAAATAAACTGAGAGACTCAGGAGTGAAACTGCTGTCTGCAGCTCTGAGGAACCTGGAGAGGAAAATgcagaaactggg GCTGAACTGTGTTGGTCTAACAGATTCTGGTGCTGACGATCTcttctccgctctcagtacaaaccagtCACTGATGGGGCTGGATCTGGGACTGAACTCACTCACAGACCAATCAATCCCTGCTCTCCGTCGCCTTGTACTGACTCTTCCGAGTTTGGACTGGATCTG gctggtaaggaatcagttcagtgagaccgggaggaagAAATTGATATCTCTGCAGGAATCTAGACCTGGACTGAGGATGATCCTGTGA
- the LOC132407315 gene encoding NACHT, LRR and PYD domains-containing protein 3-like isoform X1 translates to MATGGKWFWRAVKRSFPGDASMEDDQATGRKVPKHRQIESDVPGECSQAVENEEQCQARDSGVRDTDRYAGTGTSEATACQLGSLLNMELSNPQQGADPESTISVLLAEGAEYQLYQLTKFYSDRLTQAIEESVETLSWMLRQDGHLTAQEHGKVTELTEKGKRPESSSCFLSLVMGKGSRARREMWKSFVKMRIMLPKLDRILKEIEELGPDPEEYMDIAQGLYELPTQLIDVQQKHKETLRSQTETLRVNTILMREKVKIFQLVDRYTELTVISNVRYQRLVETELMARGRGHQVWREKQLCRELEKIRTDQLFQSSFSRSKSKSGSSAAVAGVIGIGKSTMVQKIVYDWATGKIYQRFQFVFSFKFQDLNSINCRTNLRELILVQYPYFGNFLREVWKNPEGLLFIFDGLDEFNQRIDFSDNWRDTEPKHQCPDPEWWCEVSDIVYSLIQGNLLPGCSVLVTTRPTSLHLLEKANISVWAEILGFVGEERKEYFFRHFEDQMMAAAVFKHVRDNEILYTMSYNPSYCWILALTLGPFFTQRVRDPQLVPKTITQLYSCYIYNILKNHGCETENPRDVLLRVGQMAFTGVSQKKFVFTDGDLINHNLQPSHFLTELLKMEDSPRCMVYTFPHLTIQEFVAAVAQFLNPRPGDILKFLSEVNNTTDGRFEVFLHFVAGLCSPVTARVLEEILGPFPHETTLRVIDWLKENFTHQIGSISSETGKRCLLQILHCLFESQNHWLAQATVGSVEKISFSGFQLTPIDCAVVTHVIGLCDTIKHLDLWNCGIQYEGFHHLKPELHKCRVLGLGHNELGDSGVKLVSAALKNPACKMQKLWLERVGLTDSGAEDLGSALSTNQTLTELDLSGNKLGDSGVKLVSAALRNPECKIQKLVLIDVGLTDSGSKDLASTLSANRWLMGLDLNKNKLRDSGVKLLSAALRNLERKMQKLGLNCVGLTDSGADDLFSALSTNQSLMGLDLGLNSLTDQSIPALRRLVLTLPSLDWIWLVRNQFSETGRKKLISLQESRPGLRMIL, encoded by the exons ATGGCTACAG GTGGGAAATGGTTCTGGAGAGCAGTGAAGAGATCCTTCCCAGGCGATGCATCGATGGAAGATGATCAGGCCACGGGACGCAAGGTACCAAAGCACCGTCAGATTGAGAGCGATGTCCCAGGTGAATGCAGTCAGGCCGTAGAGAATGAGGAGCAATGTCAGGCCAGAGACAGTGGCGTCAGGGACACTGATCGGTACGctggaaccggcacaagtgaggcgactgccTGTCAGCTCGGAAGCTTATTAAACATGGAATTGTCAAATCCCCAACAAGGAGCGG ACCCAGAGTCTACAATCTCTGTCCTCCTGGCAGAGGGGGCTGAATATCAACTATACCAACTGACaaaattctacagtgacagactgACACAAGCAATAGAAGAAAGTGTTGAAACACTCAGTTGGATGCTGAGACAGGACGGGCATCTCACTGCACAAGAACATGGG AAGgtcactgaactgacagagaaggGAAAACGGCCAGAGAGTTCCAGTTGCTTCCTCAGTTTGGTGATGGGCAAAGGCTCCCGGGCCCGGAGGGAAATGTGGAAATCCTTTGTGAAAATGAGGATAATGTTACCGAAGCTGGACAGAATACTGAAGGAAATAGAGGAGCTTG gccCGGATCCAGAAGAATACATGGACATCGCCCAAGGGTTATATGAGTTACCCACTCAGCTGATAG atgttcaacagaaacacaaggagactctgcggtcacaaactgaaacactgagagtaaacacgatcctgatgagggagaaagtgaagattttccagctggttgatcgatacactgagctcacggtcatttctaatGTTCGGTATCAGAGATTGGTGGAAACTGAACTGATGGCAAGAGGCAGAGGCCACcaggtgtggagagagaaacaactctgcagagagctggaaaaaatccggactgatcagttgttccagagcagcttttcccggagtaaatccaaatctgggagttcaGCTGCAGTGGCCGGAGTCATAGGGATTGGGAAgtcaacaatggtacaaaagattgtttatgactgggcaacggggaaaatataccaacggttccagtttgtcttcagtttcaaattccaggaTTTAAACTCAATTAACTGCAGAACAAACCTGAGAGAACTGATTCTGgttcagtatccttactttgggaatttcctgagagaggtctggaagaacccagagggattgctgtttatatttgatggTCTGGATGAATTCAATCAAAGAATCGATTTTTCTGACAATTGGAGAGACACAGAACccaagcaccagtgcccagatcccgagtggtggtgtgaagtgtctgacatagtgtacagtttaatccagggcaatctgctcccagggtgttcagtgctggtgaccacccgccccacctcgttacatttattggaaaaggcaaatatcagtgtctgggctgaaatcctgggatttgttggtgaggaaaggaaggaatatttcttcaggcattttgaagatcagatgaTGGCAGCAGCTGTTTTTAAACACGTGAGAGataacgagatcctgtacaccatgagctacaacccctcctactgctggatcctcgctctgacactgggccccttcttcacacaaagagtcagggacccacagctagttcccaagaccatcacccaactatACTCCtgctatatttacaacatcctgaaaaaccacggctgTGAGACTGAGAACCCCCGTGACGTGTTACTCagagttggtcagatggccttcacaGGAGTGTCCCAGAAGAAgtttgtgtttacagatggagatttgatcaaccataatctgcagccttcccattTCTTGACAGAGCTCTTGAAAATGGAGGATTCTCCCCGCTGTATGGTGTACACATttccacacctcaccatccaagagtttgtagctgcggTTGCACAATTTCTGAATCCACGTCCTGGGGATATTCTGAAATTCCTCTCTGAAGTCAAcaacacgacagatgggcgatttgaagTATTTCTCCATTTTGTGGCTGGTCTCTGCTCCCCAGTGACAGCTCGGGTCCTGGAGGAgattctgggtccatttcctcacgAGACAACATTACGGGTGATTGACTGGTTGAAGGAGAATTTCACCCACCAGATTGGAAGCATATCTAGTGAAACTGGTAAACGGTGCCTTCTGCAAATTTTGCACTGCCTGTTTGAATCTCAGAATCATTGGCTGGCTCAGGCCACAGTGGGATCTGTGGAAAAAATTTCATTCAGTGGATTTCAGCTGACCCCAATTGACTGTGCAGTTGTGACTCATGTCAttggactctgtgatacaataaaacacctcgacctgtGGAACTGCGGCATTCAGTATGAAGGATTCCACCACCTGAAACCTGAACTGCACAAGTGCCGGGTGTTGGG aCTTGGGCACAATGAACTGGGAGactcaggagtgaaactggtgtctgcggctctaaAGAACCCAGCGTGCAAAATGCAGAAATTGTG gctggagaGAGTCGGTCTCacggattctggtgccgaggatctcggctccgctctcagtacaaaccaaaCACTGACGGAGCTGGATTTGAGTggaaataaactgggagattcaggagtgaaactggtgtctgcagctctgaggaacccagagtgtaaaatacagaaactggt GCTGATTGACgttggtctcacagattctggttcCAAGGATCTCGCCTCCACACTCAGTGCAAACCGATGGCTGATGGGGTTGGACTTGAATAAAAATAAACTGAGAGACTCAGGAGTGAAACTGCTGTCTGCAGCTCTGAGGAACCTGGAGAGGAAAATgcagaaactggg GCTGAACTGTGTTGGTCTAACAGATTCTGGTGCTGACGATCTcttctccgctctcagtacaaaccagtCACTGATGGGGCTGGATCTGGGACTGAACTCACTCACAGACCAATCAATCCCTGCTCTCCGTCGCCTTGTACTGACTCTTCCGAGTTTGGACTGGATCTG gctggtaaggaatcagttcagtgagaccgggaggaagAAATTGATATCTCTGCAGGAATCTAGACCTGGACTGAGGATGATCCTGTGA
- the LOC132407315 gene encoding NACHT, LRR and PYD domains-containing protein 3-like isoform X3, which yields MEDDQATGRKVPKHRQIESDVPGECSQAVENEEQCQARDSGVRDTDRYAGTGTSEATACQLGSLLNMELSNPQQGADPESTISVLLAEGAEYQLYQLTKFYSDRLTQAIEESVETLSWMLRQDGHLTAQEHGKVTELTEKGKRPESSSCFLSLVMGKGSRARREMWKSFVKMRIMLPKLDRILKEIEELGPDPEEYMDIAQGLYELPTQLIDVQQKHKETLRSQTETLRVNTILMREKVKIFQLVDRYTELTVISNVRYQRLVETELMARGRGHQVWREKQLCRELEKIRTDQLFQSSFSRSKSKSGSSAAVAGVIGIGKSTMVQKIVYDWATGKIYQRFQFVFSFKFQDLNSINCRTNLRELILVQYPYFGNFLREVWKNPEGLLFIFDGLDEFNQRIDFSDNWRDTEPKHQCPDPEWWCEVSDIVYSLIQGNLLPGCSVLVTTRPTSLHLLEKANISVWAEILGFVGEERKEYFFRHFEDQMMAAAVFKHVRDNEILYTMSYNPSYCWILALTLGPFFTQRVRDPQLVPKTITQLYSCYIYNILKNHGCETENPRDVLLRVGQMAFTGVSQKKFVFTDGDLINHNLQPSHFLTELLKMEDSPRCMVYTFPHLTIQEFVAAVAQFLNPRPGDILKFLSEVNNTTDGRFEVFLHFVAGLCSPVTARVLEEILGPFPHETTLRVIDWLKENFTHQIGSISSETGKRCLLQILHCLFESQNHWLAQATVGSVEKISFSGFQLTPIDCAVVTHVIGLCDTIKHLDLWNCGIQYEGFHHLKPELHKCRVLGLGHNELGDSGVKLVSAALKNPACKMQKLWLERVGLTDSGAEDLGSALSTNQTLTELDLSGNKLGDSGVKLVSAALRNPECKIQKLVLIDVGLTDSGSKDLASTLSANRWLMGLDLNKNKLRDSGVKLLSAALRNLERKMQKLGLNCVGLTDSGADDLFSALSTNQSLMGLDLGLNSLTDQSIPALRRLVLTLPSLDWIWLVRNQFSETGRKKLISLQESRPGLRMIL from the exons ATGGAAGATGATCAGGCCACGGGACGCAAGGTACCAAAGCACCGTCAGATTGAGAGCGATGTCCCAGGTGAATGCAGTCAGGCCGTAGAGAATGAGGAGCAATGTCAGGCCAGAGACAGTGGCGTCAGGGACACTGATCGGTACGctggaaccggcacaagtgaggcgactgccTGTCAGCTCGGAAGCTTATTAAACATGGAATTGTCAAATCCCCAACAAGGAGCGG ACCCAGAGTCTACAATCTCTGTCCTCCTGGCAGAGGGGGCTGAATATCAACTATACCAACTGACaaaattctacagtgacagactgACACAAGCAATAGAAGAAAGTGTTGAAACACTCAGTTGGATGCTGAGACAGGACGGGCATCTCACTGCACAAGAACATGGG AAGgtcactgaactgacagagaaggGAAAACGGCCAGAGAGTTCCAGTTGCTTCCTCAGTTTGGTGATGGGCAAAGGCTCCCGGGCCCGGAGGGAAATGTGGAAATCCTTTGTGAAAATGAGGATAATGTTACCGAAGCTGGACAGAATACTGAAGGAAATAGAGGAGCTTG gccCGGATCCAGAAGAATACATGGACATCGCCCAAGGGTTATATGAGTTACCCACTCAGCTGATAG atgttcaacagaaacacaaggagactctgcggtcacaaactgaaacactgagagtaaacacgatcctgatgagggagaaagtgaagattttccagctggttgatcgatacactgagctcacggtcatttctaatGTTCGGTATCAGAGATTGGTGGAAACTGAACTGATGGCAAGAGGCAGAGGCCACcaggtgtggagagagaaacaactctgcagagagctggaaaaaatccggactgatcagttgttccagagcagcttttcccggagtaaatccaaatctgggagttcaGCTGCAGTGGCCGGAGTCATAGGGATTGGGAAgtcaacaatggtacaaaagattgtttatgactgggcaacggggaaaatataccaacggttccagtttgtcttcagtttcaaattccaggaTTTAAACTCAATTAACTGCAGAACAAACCTGAGAGAACTGATTCTGgttcagtatccttactttgggaatttcctgagagaggtctggaagaacccagagggattgctgtttatatttgatggTCTGGATGAATTCAATCAAAGAATCGATTTTTCTGACAATTGGAGAGACACAGAACccaagcaccagtgcccagatcccgagtggtggtgtgaagtgtctgacatagtgtacagtttaatccagggcaatctgctcccagggtgttcagtgctggtgaccacccgccccacctcgttacatttattggaaaaggcaaatatcagtgtctgggctgaaatcctgggatttgttggtgaggaaaggaaggaatatttcttcaggcattttgaagatcagatgaTGGCAGCAGCTGTTTTTAAACACGTGAGAGataacgagatcctgtacaccatgagctacaacccctcctactgctggatcctcgctctgacactgggccccttcttcacacaaagagtcagggacccacagctagttcccaagaccatcacccaactatACTCCtgctatatttacaacatcctgaaaaaccacggctgTGAGACTGAGAACCCCCGTGACGTGTTACTCagagttggtcagatggccttcacaGGAGTGTCCCAGAAGAAgtttgtgtttacagatggagatttgatcaaccataatctgcagccttcccattTCTTGACAGAGCTCTTGAAAATGGAGGATTCTCCCCGCTGTATGGTGTACACATttccacacctcaccatccaagagtttgtagctgcggTTGCACAATTTCTGAATCCACGTCCTGGGGATATTCTGAAATTCCTCTCTGAAGTCAAcaacacgacagatgggcgatttgaagTATTTCTCCATTTTGTGGCTGGTCTCTGCTCCCCAGTGACAGCTCGGGTCCTGGAGGAgattctgggtccatttcctcacgAGACAACATTACGGGTGATTGACTGGTTGAAGGAGAATTTCACCCACCAGATTGGAAGCATATCTAGTGAAACTGGTAAACGGTGCCTTCTGCAAATTTTGCACTGCCTGTTTGAATCTCAGAATCATTGGCTGGCTCAGGCCACAGTGGGATCTGTGGAAAAAATTTCATTCAGTGGATTTCAGCTGACCCCAATTGACTGTGCAGTTGTGACTCATGTCAttggactctgtgatacaataaaacacctcgacctgtGGAACTGCGGCATTCAGTATGAAGGATTCCACCACCTGAAACCTGAACTGCACAAGTGCCGGGTGTTGGG aCTTGGGCACAATGAACTGGGAGactcaggagtgaaactggtgtctgcggctctaaAGAACCCAGCGTGCAAAATGCAGAAATTGTG gctggagaGAGTCGGTCTCacggattctggtgccgaggatctcggctccgctctcagtacaaaccaaaCACTGACGGAGCTGGATTTGAGTggaaataaactgggagattcaggagtgaaactggtgtctgcagctctgaggaacccagagtgtaaaatacagaaactggt GCTGATTGACgttggtctcacagattctggttcCAAGGATCTCGCCTCCACACTCAGTGCAAACCGATGGCTGATGGGGTTGGACTTGAATAAAAATAAACTGAGAGACTCAGGAGTGAAACTGCTGTCTGCAGCTCTGAGGAACCTGGAGAGGAAAATgcagaaactggg GCTGAACTGTGTTGGTCTAACAGATTCTGGTGCTGACGATCTcttctccgctctcagtacaaaccagtCACTGATGGGGCTGGATCTGGGACTGAACTCACTCACAGACCAATCAATCCCTGCTCTCCGTCGCCTTGTACTGACTCTTCCGAGTTTGGACTGGATCTG gctggtaaggaatcagttcagtgagaccgggaggaagAAATTGATATCTCTGCAGGAATCTAGACCTGGACTGAGGATGATCCTGTGA